The proteins below come from a single Cupriavidus sp. WKF15 genomic window:
- a CDS encoding GNAT family N-acetyltransferase, translating to MLTDVVVRSALRSDWHHIAALLEQCGLPTSDTYELIEDFQVAIYEDRIVGCAAAEYRGSHVLIRSVAVEPAYRENGIATRPVEILLMRARGTEAHDAYIFSTVAPAYFARWGFSLVATEEVPHEVKLLPAVQRAALTSALCMRCELG from the coding sequence ATGCTGACCGACGTTGTTGTGCGCTCGGCCCTTCGTTCAGATTGGCATCACATTGCTGCATTGCTTGAGCAATGCGGCCTCCCCACCTCCGATACCTATGAGTTAATTGAAGACTTCCAAGTTGCGATATATGAAGACCGCATTGTTGGATGTGCGGCAGCGGAATATCGCGGCTCGCATGTGCTCATCCGCTCAGTCGCAGTTGAGCCAGCATACCGAGAAAACGGCATCGCAACGCGCCCGGTTGAAATACTATTGATGCGGGCTCGCGGCACAGAAGCTCATGATGCCTATATTTTCTCCACAGTGGCTCCCGCGTACTTCGCTCGCTGGGGATTCTCGCTCGTCGCGACTGAAGAAGTGCCACATGAAGTCAAGTTATTGCCAGCTGTCCAGCGTGCGGCCCTAACATCAGCGCTTTGCATGAGATGTGAGCTAGGATAG
- a CDS encoding GNAT family N-acetyltransferase, translated as MRIRAAGSADVEAISHVLRSCGLLGSDIDPSASLYSLAAIGENVIGCACGEMHGETVIIQAAAVLGEYRGHQVATHLVRAILMRARANGCTRAAVLTSEHPAFFARFGFTLTALEDMPQRMKLSKEFLRRFGARTHYMCRHLD; from the coding sequence GTGAGGATTCGCGCCGCCGGGTCGGCAGACGTAGAAGCAATCTCGCACGTGCTCCGTTCCTGCGGTTTGCTCGGCAGCGATATTGACCCCTCGGCGAGCCTCTACAGCCTGGCTGCCATAGGTGAGAACGTAATCGGCTGCGCCTGCGGCGAAATGCATGGCGAGACGGTCATCATTCAGGCCGCTGCGGTTCTAGGCGAGTACCGGGGCCATCAGGTTGCTACGCATCTGGTTAGGGCCATCTTGATGCGTGCCCGCGCCAACGGCTGCACGAGGGCTGCGGTGCTCACGTCCGAGCATCCTGCGTTCTTTGCTCGTTTCGGGTTCACGCTCACCGCGTTAGAAGACATGCCACAGAGGATGAAGCTGTCCAAGGAATTCCTTCGGCGGTTTGGCGCAAGGACACACTACATGTGCCGTCATCTCGACTGA
- a CDS encoding MFS transporter produces the protein MAMTAPAGTLRQIPTSIWMLGFVSLLMDVSSELIHSLLPVFMVTTLGASAMAVGLIEGAGEATALIVKVFSGALSDYLGRRKGLAVFGYALGALSKPFFAFASGVGMVLGARVADRVGKGIRGAPRDALVADIAPPHLRGAAFGLRQSLDTVGAFLGPLIAIGLMYLWANDFRSVFLVAVIPGILAVVLLLFGVQEPEAHEGAKRVNPVQRENLVRLSPAYWGVVAVGAVFTLARFSEAFLVLRAQRLGLPLFLAPLVLVAMNLVYAIAAYPFGKLADEYSHSKLLVWGLVVLIAADVVLAMASHWSVALCGVVLWGLHMGMTQGLLATMVADTAPADLRGTAFGVFNLASGLALLIASALAGWLWDRFGAAFTFYGGAIFSGVTICLILTAKFVRRR, from the coding sequence ATGGCAATGACTGCTCCTGCTGGTACCTTACGCCAGATTCCCACCAGCATCTGGATGCTGGGCTTCGTCAGCTTGCTGATGGATGTGTCGTCTGAGCTCATCCATAGCCTGCTGCCTGTCTTCATGGTCACTACGCTCGGTGCAAGTGCCATGGCGGTCGGGCTAATAGAAGGCGCGGGCGAGGCGACGGCCCTGATTGTAAAAGTCTTTTCCGGCGCATTGAGCGACTATTTAGGAAGGCGCAAGGGACTGGCAGTCTTCGGCTATGCGTTGGGTGCGCTGTCGAAGCCGTTCTTTGCATTTGCCTCGGGGGTCGGCATGGTGCTGGGTGCGCGCGTTGCTGACCGTGTTGGCAAGGGCATTCGTGGTGCGCCGCGTGATGCACTGGTCGCGGATATTGCTCCGCCCCACCTTCGAGGTGCCGCCTTCGGACTTCGACAGTCGCTGGATACAGTGGGAGCCTTCCTCGGCCCCCTGATTGCTATCGGTTTGATGTATCTCTGGGCGAACGACTTTAGGTCCGTCTTCTTGGTGGCCGTTATTCCGGGCATCTTAGCTGTCGTCTTGCTCTTGTTCGGTGTGCAAGAGCCGGAGGCCCACGAAGGTGCAAAGCGTGTTAACCCCGTTCAACGCGAGAATCTCGTGCGGTTGAGTCCAGCCTATTGGGGTGTGGTTGCCGTGGGTGCGGTGTTCACGCTGGCGCGATTCAGTGAAGCATTCCTGGTGCTGAGGGCTCAGCGTTTGGGCCTGCCGCTGTTCCTGGCGCCTCTCGTTCTGGTGGCGATGAATCTTGTGTATGCCATCGCAGCCTATCCATTCGGGAAGCTGGCTGACGAGTACAGTCATTCCAAACTCCTGGTATGGGGACTGGTGGTGCTGATAGCGGCTGACGTTGTGCTTGCCATGGCTTCGCACTGGTCGGTCGCGCTCTGCGGAGTCGTGCTCTGGGGGTTGCATATGGGAATGACGCAGGGACTCTTGGCGACCATGGTCGCCGATACCGCGCCAGCTGACCTCAGGGGCACGGCGTTCGGTGTCTTCAATCTGGCTAGCGGGCTGGCGCTGCTGATTGCGAGCGCATTGGCGGGCTGGCTGTGGGATAGATTCGGAGCCGCCTTTACGTTCTATGGCGGAGCAATATTCAGCGGTGTGACTATCTGCCTGATTCTCACTGCGAAATTCGTCCGACGACGGTGA
- a CDS encoding aspartate carbamoyltransferase gives MKKLSLCLTLSVFSSLPLTAQSADTQRQAEVAKLGADVMPFSLRATTHVFTKTRDGGTQRVVAKDDASDVTQVRLVREHLQLIQKQFQAGDFSGPSYIHGNEMPGLAQLKAAKPGQISITYMDVARGGELSFRTTEPSLVSALHAWFDTQVSDHGADAMEGHAHHHGAHSQD, from the coding sequence GTGAAGAAGCTCAGTCTTTGCCTTACGCTTTCCGTCTTTTCAAGCCTACCGCTCACCGCGCAATCTGCTGACACGCAACGCCAAGCGGAGGTCGCCAAGTTAGGCGCAGACGTGATGCCGTTCAGTCTAAGGGCCACAACACACGTATTTACCAAGACGAGGGACGGGGGAACCCAGCGCGTGGTCGCGAAGGATGATGCGTCCGATGTCACGCAGGTCCGATTGGTGCGAGAACACCTACAGCTCATCCAGAAGCAGTTCCAGGCAGGCGATTTCTCAGGCCCTTCGTACATACATGGCAATGAGATGCCTGGCCTTGCCCAACTCAAGGCAGCGAAGCCGGGCCAAATTTCTATTACATACATGGACGTCGCAAGGGGCGGCGAACTGTCTTTTCGCACTACTGAGCCCAGTCTTGTGTCTGCTCTTCACGCTTGGTTCGATACGCAAGTTTCCGACCATGGCGCAGACGCGATGGAGGGCCATGCGCATCATCATGGCGCTCATTCCCAAGACTGA
- a CDS encoding carboxymuconolactone decarboxylase family protein, with product MSGLPEFKTVVKDVSAQMRGLRESQPGLMTAFSQLAAAGTKEGALSKKTRELVALGIAIACRCDDCIGFHVKTLVQLGTTRAKLEEVLGTAVYMGGGPSMMYATHALAAFEEFSS from the coding sequence ATGAGTGGCCTGCCAGAATTCAAGACTGTGGTCAAAGACGTGTCGGCGCAAATGCGCGGCCTGCGAGAGAGCCAGCCGGGCTTGATGACGGCCTTCAGCCAGCTGGCTGCAGCCGGCACCAAAGAAGGCGCGCTAAGCAAAAAGACCCGGGAGTTGGTGGCGCTGGGTATTGCAATCGCGTGCCGCTGCGATGACTGCATTGGCTTTCACGTCAAAACGCTTGTCCAACTCGGAACCACCCGAGCTAAATTAGAGGAAGTGCTGGGAACAGCCGTGTATATGGGAGGCGGGCCGTCGATGATGTACGCCACGCACGCGCTCGCTGCATTTGAGGAGTTTTCGTCCTGA
- a CDS encoding transposase → MNTIEESVPARRRRQHSAEFKAKAVQDCMHPGVSIAAVALHHRVNANLLRRWVAEHQALEAAGEARALMTVPQAEFIPLQIGDPTPTPAIPDIQIEVRRGAATINIRWPGSAAAECGEWLQGWLR, encoded by the coding sequence GTGAACACTATCGAAGAGAGCGTACCAGCGCGACGCCGACGTCAGCATAGCGCCGAGTTCAAGGCCAAAGCCGTCCAGGACTGCATGCATCCTGGTGTTTCGATTGCGGCAGTAGCGCTGCACCATCGCGTGAACGCGAATCTGCTGCGGCGCTGGGTCGCTGAGCACCAAGCGTTGGAAGCCGCGGGCGAAGCCCGCGCATTGATGACAGTACCCCAAGCCGAGTTCATCCCGCTGCAGATCGGCGATCCCACGCCGACGCCGGCGATACCGGATATACAGATCGAAGTGCGACGCGGTGCAGCGACGATCAACATTCGTTGGCCGGGATCGGCCGCAGCAGAGTGTGGCGAATGGCTTCAGGGGTGGTTGCGTTGA
- the tnpB gene encoding IS66 family insertion sequence element accessory protein TnpB (TnpB, as the term is used for proteins encoded by IS66 family insertion elements, is considered an accessory protein, since TnpC, encoded by a neighboring gene, is a DDE family transposase.) yields MIRVEAIWLATEPLDMRAGTDTVLARVVKVFGAARPHHAYLFTNKRATRIKVLVYDGIGIWLATRRLNKGRFVWTDGMTAITTPLCREQLDALVLGLPWQRLGRDEAITVL; encoded by the coding sequence TTGATCCGCGTCGAGGCAATCTGGCTAGCCACCGAGCCGCTGGACATGCGAGCGGGAACAGATACGGTCTTGGCTCGGGTGGTGAAGGTATTTGGAGCCGCCCGGCCACATCATGCTTATCTCTTCACGAACAAGCGTGCCACGCGGATCAAGGTGCTGGTGTACGACGGCATTGGCATCTGGTTGGCGACGCGGCGGCTCAATAAGGGTCGCTTCGTCTGGACCGACGGTATGACAGCCATCACGACGCCGCTGTGTCGGGAGCAACTGGATGCGTTGGTGCTGGGCCTGCCTTGGCAGCGCTTGGGCCGCGATGAGGCGATCACCGTGCTTTAG
- a CDS encoding IS66 family transposase: MNPAENLDDLSPQQLRELAATLRAQIQEHDAVIARHAQELRYRQTKIDQLTHELAIHKRWKFGKRSEQLTSAQASLLEEALDADLEAIEAELEALMPPSKSEPRDKPKRQALPPQLPRTEIRHEPESETCTCGCALKRIGEDVSEKLDYTPGVFTVERHIRGKWVCGQCETLTQAPVPPHVIDKGIPTAGLLAHTLVSKFGDHLPLYRQERIYARAGLAIPQSTLGAWVGICGVRLQPLVDALQAEVLTQSVLHADETPVQMLSPGDGKTHRAYLWAYAPSQLSSLRAVIYQFAPSRSGEHARAFLQDWQGKLVCDDFSGYKASFGGGIVEIGCMAHARRKYFELHDKHKSELAGQALRFIAGLYEIEREVRDAEPELRLEARQQRARPILDALHLWLEEQRRRVPDGSAIARAIDYSLKRWVALVRYVEDPAVPIDNNHIEGQIRPIALGRSNWLFAGSLRAGQRAAAVMSLIQSAKLNGHDPYAYLKDVLTRLPTQKTADIAELLPHRWTASVLPE, from the coding sequence ATGAATCCCGCCGAGAACCTGGACGACCTGAGCCCACAGCAATTGCGCGAGTTGGCTGCGACGCTGCGGGCGCAGATCCAGGAGCATGACGCCGTCATTGCGCGGCACGCGCAGGAGTTGCGCTACCGGCAAACCAAGATCGATCAGCTCACTCACGAGCTAGCCATCCACAAGCGTTGGAAGTTCGGCAAACGCAGCGAGCAACTGACATCGGCCCAGGCAAGCTTGCTGGAGGAAGCCCTCGATGCAGACCTTGAGGCAATCGAAGCCGAGTTGGAAGCGCTGATGCCGCCGTCCAAGTCGGAGCCCAGGGACAAGCCGAAACGCCAGGCGCTTCCGCCTCAATTGCCTCGCACCGAGATCCGTCACGAGCCAGAGTCCGAGACCTGCACGTGCGGCTGCGCGCTCAAGCGCATTGGCGAAGACGTCAGTGAGAAGCTGGATTACACCCCTGGCGTGTTCACGGTCGAACGTCATATCCGGGGCAAGTGGGTATGCGGGCAATGTGAGACTCTCACTCAGGCACCGGTTCCTCCCCACGTCATCGACAAGGGCATCCCCACCGCCGGGCTGCTGGCGCATACGCTGGTGTCCAAGTTTGGCGACCATCTTCCTCTGTATCGGCAAGAACGCATCTACGCGCGGGCCGGCCTGGCAATCCCGCAATCGACGCTGGGTGCGTGGGTCGGTATCTGCGGTGTGCGACTGCAACCGCTGGTGGATGCCCTGCAGGCTGAGGTATTGACCCAGAGCGTACTGCACGCCGACGAGACACCAGTGCAGATGCTCTCGCCAGGCGACGGCAAGACGCATCGCGCCTACCTGTGGGCCTACGCACCGAGCCAGCTCTCATCGTTGCGTGCAGTGATCTATCAGTTTGCACCTAGCCGCAGCGGCGAACATGCTCGCGCATTCTTGCAGGACTGGCAGGGCAAGCTGGTATGCGACGACTTCTCTGGCTACAAGGCCAGCTTCGGCGGTGGCATCGTCGAGATTGGGTGCATGGCTCACGCGCGTCGTAAGTACTTTGAGCTGCACGACAAGCACAAGAGCGAGTTGGCTGGCCAGGCGCTACGCTTCATTGCCGGGCTCTACGAGATCGAGCGAGAGGTGCGGGACGCAGAACCAGAACTACGCTTGGAAGCGCGACAGCAGCGGGCCAGACCAATCCTGGACGCACTGCATCTCTGGCTTGAAGAACAAAGGCGGCGGGTGCCAGACGGTTCGGCCATTGCGCGAGCTATCGACTACAGCCTCAAACGCTGGGTGGCACTCGTGCGCTACGTTGAGGATCCAGCCGTGCCTATCGATAACAACCATATCGAAGGGCAAATACGGCCTATCGCTCTTGGAAGATCGAACTGGCTGTTCGCAGGTTCGCTGCGCGCTGGCCAGCGCGCCGCCGCAGTCATGAGTCTGATCCAGTCGGCGAAGCTCAATGGGCATGACCCCTACGCCTACTTGAAAGACGTGCTTACGCGACTGCCAACCCAGAAGACCGCTGACATCGCGGAGCTCCTGCCACATCGCTGGACTGCCTCCGTCCTCCCTGAGTAG
- a CDS encoding DUF2892 domain-containing protein, with product MQANVGTIDRVLRIVVGLVLIGLAATGRIGAWGWIGILPLLTGVVRVCPAYSIVGVKTCASPKSGVSAR from the coding sequence ATGCAAGCAAATGTTGGAACCATTGACCGAGTCCTCCGGATTGTCGTTGGGCTGGTCCTAATTGGCCTGGCCGCGACGGGTCGCATTGGCGCCTGGGGCTGGATTGGCATCCTGCCACTGCTGACAGGCGTCGTGCGCGTCTGCCCCGCCTACAGCATTGTTGGTGTAAAGACCTGCGCGTCACCGAAGTCTGGTGTAAGCGCCCGGTGA
- a CDS encoding c-type cytochrome: MNTIKLRVLTLAMLAAASAPVLSESQAVPMPVPDEASIPKGPMGDAIRHGKVLLTDTHKQLPNNVGNRLNCTSCHLNAGTTAYASPWVGLAGAFPEYRSRSGKIISLQERVNDCFQRSMNGKPLAFDSAEMNAIMAYMKWLSTGVPAGTNVTGRGFEKIDTALVPNREHGKALYAAQCASCHGAEGLGTKNPQGGYIFPPVWGKDSFNVGAGMARMYTAAAFVKHNMPLGQGGTLSAQDSVDVAAYFTRQPRPDYAARVKDWPKGDKPKDAR, translated from the coding sequence GTGAACACAATCAAGCTGCGTGTTCTAACCCTGGCCATGCTGGCAGCCGCCAGTGCGCCAGTGCTATCTGAATCGCAGGCGGTGCCTATGCCCGTGCCAGACGAGGCTTCAATTCCCAAGGGGCCAATGGGTGATGCCATCAGGCATGGGAAGGTCTTGCTGACGGACACCCACAAACAGCTTCCGAACAATGTCGGCAATAGACTGAACTGTACGAGCTGTCACCTCAATGCCGGAACGACTGCCTATGCATCGCCGTGGGTGGGGCTGGCCGGAGCCTTTCCGGAATACCGGTCGCGCAGTGGAAAAATCATCTCGCTACAGGAGCGCGTCAATGACTGCTTCCAACGCTCAATGAACGGCAAGCCGCTGGCGTTCGACTCGGCCGAAATGAATGCCATCATGGCCTACATGAAGTGGCTGTCCACGGGGGTCCCGGCCGGCACCAACGTGACCGGCAGAGGTTTCGAAAAGATTGATACCGCGCTCGTCCCGAACAGAGAGCACGGTAAGGCACTCTATGCAGCGCAATGCGCGTCCTGCCACGGGGCGGAGGGGCTGGGCACCAAGAACCCGCAAGGCGGTTACATTTTCCCGCCCGTCTGGGGCAAGGACTCCTTCAATGTAGGAGCGGGGATGGCGCGCATGTACACCGCCGCTGCTTTTGTGAAGCACAACATGCCGCTTGGCCAGGGTGGAACGCTGTCTGCGCAGGATTCCGTAGACGTGGCAGCCTACTTCACGCGGCAGCCGAGGCCCGATTATGCGGCCAGGGTGAAAGATTGGCCAAAGGGCGACAAGCCGAAGGACGCACGATAG
- a CDS encoding sulfite exporter TauE/SafE family protein, which yields MENVLAVSAALDSVVGLILALTGAGGAILAVPLLLFVLHLNVAEAASVALLVVGLSAAVGAILGLRAGIVRYRAAMLMAIAGTLFSPVGLWLAHRLPNGPLTLLFAAVLAFVAWRMFWQATGSTPEHPTGAGLLQPCQLDNRTGRFVWTASCTRALALSGVGAGFLSGLLGVGGGFVIVPALKKATNAPVHAIVAASLAVITPVSASGVISTAIAGRMNWQIGAPFAGSAMVAMLGGRLVASRLSGHRLQQGFAVVAGLIAIGMVAKVAMAA from the coding sequence ATGGAAAACGTACTTGCCGTCAGTGCAGCGCTGGACTCGGTAGTCGGTCTCATCCTGGCGTTGACCGGGGCAGGTGGCGCTATTCTCGCTGTGCCGCTACTGCTCTTCGTTCTGCATCTGAACGTTGCGGAGGCCGCGTCGGTCGCGCTGCTTGTGGTGGGCCTGTCTGCCGCCGTAGGAGCCATACTTGGACTACGCGCAGGCATTGTGCGTTACCGCGCTGCCATGCTGATGGCTATCGCCGGCACGCTGTTCTCACCTGTCGGATTGTGGCTCGCGCACCGTCTGCCGAACGGCCCACTAACGCTGCTATTCGCAGCCGTGCTGGCCTTTGTGGCATGGCGGATGTTCTGGCAAGCGACCGGGAGCACGCCGGAACACCCAACGGGAGCCGGCCTGTTGCAGCCTTGCCAACTGGACAATCGCACCGGCCGCTTTGTCTGGACCGCTTCCTGCACCCGCGCCCTTGCGCTCTCCGGTGTAGGCGCCGGCTTTCTCTCCGGTCTGCTCGGTGTCGGTGGCGGCTTTGTCATTGTTCCCGCCCTGAAGAAGGCCACCAACGCCCCAGTGCACGCCATCGTGGCAGCGTCCCTGGCAGTCATCACGCCGGTCTCCGCTTCCGGCGTCATTTCGACCGCGATTGCCGGGCGCATGAACTGGCAGATTGGTGCGCCGTTCGCTGGAAGTGCCATGGTTGCCATGTTAGGGGGCAGGCTCGTCGCCAGCCGGTTGAGCGGCCACAGGCTGCAACAAGGTTTTGCAGTGGTCGCCGGCCTGATTGCCATCGGCATGGTCGCGAAAGTCGCCATGGCTGCCTAA
- a CDS encoding YeeE/YedE family protein gives MTAITALLAGLLFGIGLMVSGMANPDKVQGFLDLAGIWDPSLAFVMAGAIAVGSLAFLIAKRRKRSFLGLPVQLPATTTVTLRLVLGSTAFGIGWGLAGFCPGPALVALGAGYPKAVGFVAAMVAGMVVFEIAERAKSTLQRA, from the coding sequence GTGACCGCCATTACCGCATTGCTCGCGGGCCTGCTCTTCGGCATCGGCCTGATGGTCTCCGGCATGGCCAACCCCGACAAAGTACAGGGCTTCCTCGACCTGGCAGGAATCTGGGACCCGTCCCTGGCCTTTGTGATGGCCGGTGCGATTGCCGTCGGCTCACTCGCCTTCCTGATTGCCAAACGCCGCAAGCGCTCTTTCCTTGGGCTGCCCGTGCAACTTCCCGCCACCACGACCGTGACGCTGCGGCTGGTGCTGGGCAGCACGGCGTTCGGCATCGGCTGGGGTCTGGCAGGCTTCTGCCCCGGCCCCGCGCTAGTGGCCTTGGGCGCTGGCTATCCAAAGGCCGTTGGCTTTGTGGCGGCGATGGTGGCCGGCATGGTCGTGTTCGAAATCGCCGAGCGGGCCAAATCGACCCTGCAACGGGCGTAA
- a CDS encoding YeeE/YedE family protein has translation MLIDLANFTPGLSLVGGLVIGAAAAVLVLLNGRIAGISGILGGLLSLPRKDMAWRLAFLAGLVGAPVLASLLGKPAVADIQASWGEILVAGFLVGLGTRYASGCTSGHGVCGISRGSVRSLVATLTFMVAGFLTVFVQRHLIGG, from the coding sequence ATGCTGATTGACCTTGCTAACTTCACGCCTGGTCTGTCGCTGGTTGGCGGACTCGTCATCGGCGCCGCAGCAGCCGTACTAGTGCTCCTCAACGGCCGCATTGCCGGCATCAGTGGCATTCTTGGCGGCCTACTCAGCCTGCCCCGAAAGGACATGGCCTGGCGCCTGGCCTTCCTTGCCGGACTGGTCGGCGCTCCAGTACTTGCGAGCCTGCTCGGCAAGCCCGCTGTTGCCGATATCCAGGCGAGTTGGGGAGAAATCCTGGTCGCTGGTTTTCTGGTCGGCCTTGGCACCCGCTACGCCAGCGGTTGCACCAGCGGCCACGGCGTGTGCGGCATCTCGCGCGGTTCCGTCCGCTCCCTGGTCGCCACCCTGACGTTCATGGTGGCGGGATTTCTGACTGTCTTCGTGCAGCGGCACCTAATTGGAGGCTGA
- a CDS encoding metalloregulator ArsR/SmtB family transcription factor yields the protein MDQSHPTIDLATMQAAATNACALLKVLANPDRLLLMCRLSQDELSVGELEEQLGIRQPTLSQQLAVLRENGLVATRRDGKNIFYSVASPQALAVMAVLYQQFCANTSEDATC from the coding sequence ATGGACCAGTCCCACCCGACCATCGACCTCGCCACGATGCAAGCTGCTGCGACGAACGCCTGTGCGCTGCTCAAGGTGCTCGCCAATCCGGACCGCCTGCTGCTGATGTGCCGCCTGTCGCAGGATGAGTTGTCTGTTGGCGAGCTGGAGGAACAGCTAGGCATCCGGCAGCCGACGCTGTCTCAACAGCTCGCCGTGCTCCGTGAAAACGGTCTGGTGGCGACGCGCCGCGACGGCAAGAACATTTTCTATTCGGTGGCAAGCCCCCAGGCGCTTGCCGTCATGGCCGTGCTTTATCAACAGTTCTGCGCCAATACCTCGGAGGACGCGACATGCTGA
- a CDS encoding MBL fold metallo-hydrolase: MQPTIQPFFDPATWTVTYVVYQAGCPECAIIDSVLDYDPKAGRTSTASADKVIAFVREHALRVEWILETHAHADHLSAAPYLKRQLGGRIAIGQDIRRVQGVFKKLFNLEPEFRLDGSQFDHLFEDGETFDIGGLTGKAVHVPGHTPADMAYQIGDAVFVGDTLFMPDVGTARCDFPGGNAHELYRSIRKLLDLPGETRLFMCHDYPPEGRGPTWQTTVSAQREGNIHVHDGVSEDQFVAMRRARDATLAMPTLILPSVQVNIRAGELPPPELNGVRYLKIPLNAL, from the coding sequence ATGCAACCGACCATTCAACCGTTCTTTGACCCGGCCACCTGGACCGTAACGTACGTGGTGTATCAGGCGGGGTGTCCGGAGTGCGCCATTATCGACTCGGTGCTGGACTACGACCCCAAGGCGGGGCGGACATCGACAGCAAGTGCCGATAAGGTCATTGCGTTCGTTCGCGAGCATGCGCTGCGGGTCGAGTGGATTCTCGAAACACATGCGCACGCCGACCATCTCTCTGCTGCCCCTTATCTCAAGCGCCAACTGGGTGGCCGCATTGCCATCGGCCAGGACATCCGTCGTGTCCAAGGTGTGTTCAAGAAGCTCTTCAATCTCGAACCGGAGTTTCGGCTCGACGGGTCGCAATTCGACCATCTGTTTGAAGACGGTGAGACGTTCGACATCGGCGGTCTGACCGGCAAGGCGGTTCATGTGCCCGGCCACACCCCCGCCGACATGGCCTACCAGATAGGAGATGCGGTCTTTGTCGGCGACACGCTGTTCATGCCGGATGTCGGCACTGCCCGCTGCGACTTTCCAGGGGGCAATGCGCATGAGTTGTACCGGTCCATCCGCAAGCTGCTGGACTTGCCTGGCGAGACGCGACTGTTCATGTGCCACGACTATCCGCCCGAAGGGCGCGGCCCGACTTGGCAGACGACTGTCAGCGCCCAGCGTGAAGGCAACATCCACGTGCACGATGGCGTGAGCGAGGACCAGTTTGTGGCGATGCGGCGGGCACGTGACGCAACGCTGGCAATGCCGACGCTGATATTGCCGTCGGTCCAGGTCAACATCCGCGCCGGCGAATTGCCTCCACCCGAGCTCAACGGGGTGCGCTATTTGAAAATCCCGCTCAACGCCTTGTGA